The Longimicrobium sp. genome has a window encoding:
- a CDS encoding glycosyltransferase, with translation MIGSLLFGLAAVTAGFFVLLAGDLVAGVRQLVRLRDVLPLGDGEMPSVTIIAPARNEERGIEAALRSLLRMDVPRLEVIVVEDRSDDGTGAILDRMAAGEPRLKVVHVTELPAGWLGKNHALELGAARATGELLLFTDADVVMAPDTLRRAAAHLVRGGFDHVAAGPHVDMPGWLLRTFGVFFGIMFVVFTRPWKVKDPRSRHHAGVGAFNLVRAEAYRRIGGHRPIAMRPDDDVKLGKLVKKHGLRSDFASAADHVRVEWYHTVGEAVRGLRKNGFAGVDYRLSLILLATVTQLLFFIWPFIAVFVTHGVTRTLYGVAVAIVLCLFAGAAREQRVPMLYGLAVPLASILFIVVIWNATLYALMHRGIEWRGTHYPLDELRANRV, from the coding sequence ATGATCGGATCGCTCCTCTTCGGGCTGGCGGCGGTGACGGCGGGGTTCTTCGTGCTGCTGGCGGGGGACCTGGTCGCGGGCGTGCGGCAACTGGTGCGCCTGCGCGACGTTTTGCCGCTCGGCGACGGGGAGATGCCATCGGTCACCATCATCGCCCCGGCGCGGAACGAGGAGCGCGGGATCGAGGCGGCGCTGCGGTCGCTGCTGCGGATGGACGTGCCGCGGCTGGAGGTGATCGTGGTCGAGGACCGGTCCGACGACGGCACGGGCGCCATCCTCGACCGCATGGCGGCGGGGGAGCCGCGGCTGAAGGTGGTGCACGTGACCGAGCTGCCGGCCGGGTGGCTGGGGAAGAACCACGCGCTGGAGCTGGGCGCCGCGCGGGCCACGGGCGAGCTGCTGCTGTTCACCGACGCGGACGTGGTGATGGCGCCCGACACGCTCCGCCGCGCGGCCGCGCACCTTGTCCGCGGCGGGTTCGACCACGTGGCCGCGGGGCCGCACGTGGACATGCCGGGGTGGCTGCTGCGGACCTTCGGCGTGTTCTTCGGGATCATGTTCGTGGTCTTCACCCGGCCGTGGAAGGTGAAGGACCCGCGCTCGCGGCACCACGCCGGCGTGGGCGCGTTCAACCTGGTGCGCGCGGAGGCGTACCGGCGCATCGGCGGGCACCGGCCCATCGCCATGCGGCCGGACGACGACGTGAAGCTGGGGAAGCTGGTGAAGAAGCACGGGCTGCGCTCCGACTTCGCCAGCGCGGCGGACCACGTTCGCGTGGAGTGGTACCACACCGTCGGCGAGGCGGTGCGCGGGCTGCGCAAGAACGGCTTCGCGGGGGTGGACTACCGGCTGTCGCTGATCCTGCTCGCCACCGTTACCCAGCTCCTCTTCTTCATCTGGCCGTTCATCGCCGTCTTCGTGACGCACGGCGTGACGCGGACGCTCTACGGCGTGGCCGTCGCCATCGTCCTCTGCCTCTTCGCCGGCGCGGCGCGGGAGCAGCGGGTGCCGATGCTGTACGGCCTGGCGGTGCCGCTGGCCAGCATCCTCTTCATCGTGGTGATCTGGAACGCCACGCTGTACGCGCTGATGCACCGCGGCATCGAGTGGCGCGGCACGCACTACCCGCTCGACGAGCTGAGGGCGAACCGGGTTTAG